Within Kutzneria chonburiensis, the genomic segment GTCGACACGGCCGGTGGAGGAGCCCTCCAGCGCGACACCGACGCCGCTGTCCAGCTCGACCAGCGCCCGGCGCAGGTCGATCCGGGAGTCCACGACCCGGACGCCGCCGGTCACCGAAAGCCCGTCGATACGGGGCTTTCCACCGCCGCTGACCAGAACCGAGGACTGCTCGGCCTTGGTCACGGTCAGCATTCGCACGCTCGGGTCGGCGTTGGCGTCGACCAGCAGGCCGATCGGGCTCTCCGTGATGGTGCAGCCCTCGATCACCGGCGACGCGCCGCCGGTCACGTGCACGCCCTGGCGGGCGGCGGCGGTGAACGTGCAGTCCCGCAGCACCGGCTTGGCGCCGTTGGCGATGTGCACGGACTGGCCGCCGGAGCCGGTGAACTCGCACTCGGTCAGCGTCACCGCGCCGGCGCTGGTCAGGTACGCGTCCAGGCTGGCGCTGCCGGTGATGGACACCCGGGTCAGGTCGGCCCGGCCGTCCTGCTCGATCACCACGGCCGGCTTGCCGGCGCCGACGATCCTGGTGTCCTCGACCTGGCCGACGCCGTTCCCGTTGACGCACAGGCCGTTTCCCTTGACCCGGTCGAACACGCAGCCGCGGACCTGCACCCGGCCCTGCTCGGCAACGACCATCGCCGACGAGCCGACCTCGACGATCACGGTCTCCTCGACCGAGCTGTTGCCGACGGAGGTGACCACGATGCCGGCACCGGTCGGGTTCTGCACCCGGCACTGCCGCATCGCCAGCACACCGGTCTGCCGGGCCAGCACCGCCGTCCACGCCGCGCCGCCGACCCGGCAGTTGTCCAAGGCCGCCTCGCCGTGCCGGACGTCCAGCACCGGCAGCTCGGCGTCGTCGCCCGTGATGTCCAGACCGGACAGCTGCACCGCGCCACCCGCGACCACGACGGTGCTGCCGGTGGCCGAGTGCAGCCGGACCGTGCCGGGGCCGTCCTCGGCGTTGATCGTGACGACGCCGGTGATGGCCAGCGACTCCTCGTAGCGGCCGGCGGCGACATTGATCACCGAGCCGTTGGTCGCTCTGGTCAGTGCCTCCGCGATGGTCCGGAACGCGCCCGGGACCTGAAGGACCTGGCGGGTCATGCGCTCGTCCTCTCCAGCGTGGTGGACAGCAGCCCGGGCGGGGCGCTCGCGGTCGGCCGCGCCGTGTCCTTGGCCGGCTGGGCCCACGCCTCGGCCGCCTGGTCGAGGCCGTTGAGGGCCAGGTCGTCGAACATGCTGCGGCCGGTGTTGACCTGGCCGTCCTCGCCGATCTCGGCGGTGGACAGCTCACGCAGCAGCACCACCGGGGTGGGCTCGGTCCGCACGTCCAGCACCTTGAAGTTGGTGCCGGGCAGGAACAACACCTGGTCGGCCACGGACGGGTCGATCAGCTGGGTGCGGCGGGCGGTCATCGACCACACCCGGAACTCCACCTCGCCGGCCGCGGCCGGCCGGCCGTTGATGGTGGCGGTCAGGAAGGCCCATTCGCTGACCAGCAAACGGTTCCGGTACCAGTCCAGTTCGGACGGTCCGGCGGCGGCCCACAGCTGGGTCGCGCCACGGTAGGACGGCAGCCGCTTCAGGCCGGAGCTGACCACCCGGGCCAGCGGCACGTGCGGTCCGGGGGCGGCCGCGCGGATCGCCTCGTCAACGCCGGCGGCATCGCCGGTCAGGTACAGCCGCACGCCGACCAGGTCGGCCAGCACCTCGTCGGCGTCCACACCGACGCGCAGGCCCGGCACCTGGGACAGCATCCGGCCGACCGTGCTGGCGGCCACGTCGTACTGGGAGCTCAGGGTCTTGCGCAGCCAGGCCCGTTCCTCGGTCAGGGCCCGGCCCGGCGGCACCGCGCAGGCGTTGGCCGCCGGCACCGGCTGCACGGCCACCCGCTTGGCCGTGGCGGCCACTGGTTTCGGCGCCTCGGTGGCCACGGGAGTCTCGGCCACGACGACCGGTTCCGGCTGCGGGACCGGCTCGGGCTCCAGGATCTCCTGCGGCGACGGGGTTTGCGGTGCGGCGGGGGCCGGGGCGGCTGCCACCGGGGCCGGCACCGCGATGGCCGCGAAGTCGATGCCGAAGTCCGGCACCGAGGACTCCAGCCGCAGCCCGGACGGCATCGCCGCCGGCGGCGCGTCCACGGCAGCGGTCATGATCGGCTTGGGGGCGGCGTCGGTCGGCGACTCGATCACCGGCCCGGCGACCGCGACCGCCGGCTCGACGACGTCGGGCTCGACCACCGGGGCCTCGACCACCGGAGCCTCGGCGACCAGAACCTGCACACCCGGCGCTGCAACGGTTTCGGGCACAACCACCGGAGCCTCGACGGTCTCGATCACCGGAGCCTCGGTCACCAGGACCTCGGTCACCGGCGCCTCGACCACCGGCTCGTCTTCGACGATGTCCTCGGTGTGCCCGATGACCGCCGACTCCAGCACGATCTCCGTGCCGGTCTCCACCGCGATCGGCTTGGCCGGAACCCGCTTCGCCGCAACGGTTTCCGCCGGCTCGACCTGGGCGGTGAACGGGACGTGCACGGTCGGCGCGTCCAGCTCCTCGCCCTCGACGACGTCGGCGTCCCCGATCAGCTCGACCGACACGATCTGCGTGGCCTCGACCGGGGCGTCCACCGGCGCCGAGGGCAAAGCCGGCAGCGACAGCTGCGGGGCCATCTGCTCAACGCCGGTGTCGGCCGGCAGCTGCACCGTCGAGCCGGCGGTCCAACGGCCGGGCACGCTCTCCACGATCATGCCGCGCGCGGCCGGCAGCGTCGGCACGTGCGACGAGAAGGCCGAGGCCGGCAGCACGCGGAACATACGGCGCATGGCCGGGTCCAGCGTGCCCATCAGGTCGCCGGCCAGCTTCTGCATACGCTCGGACAGGTGCCGCGTGGTCGTGTCGAACACCACGGCGGCGTGGCGGGGGTCGATCGGGGCGGTACGCACGAAGTCGGCGTTGACCGGGGCCACCGGCGGCCGCAGCCACAGTCCACTCTGGACGATCTCGACCACGGCATCGTTGGCGTACCAGTAAACCCCGGGAGAAAGCTCAGTCGCGCCGTCGATCGGGCTGTCGTGGGACAGCAGCTGCGGCGGCAGGATCCGGCCGGCGGCCGCGGCACGCGGCTGGTACCGCAGCTCACGGGCGAACGAGCGCCAGCCCAGCTGCCCGTCCGGGGACACCACGTGCAGCGTGCCGGCGGTGGACGGCATGCCCGCATGGAAGGTCACCGGCGCGCCCAGCTGGTCCGCAAGCGCTTGCCCCACCGAGGAACGCAGCGTCTCGACCGGTCCGTACTGGATGAACCGCAGTCGGTCGCGGCTCTCCGGCGGCACCGAGTGGCAGAACCGGGCGATCTCGCTCATCGGCACCGGGCGGGACTTGGGCGAGCCCAGCACCACGGTCATCAGGTCCAGCCGCGGCACCAGGCCGGAGATCAGCAGCGCCCGCTGGTCGTCGGCCGACTCCAGCGGCCGGATCCACACGCCGGACGGCAGCGGCTCGACCACGCTGACCGGACCCGGCTGCCAGATCTGCTCGGTGCCCGGGTACGTCCACTCCGGAATGGGAAAGCGGCGCGAGTCGTGCTGCGGCGCGCGGCCGCGCTTGAACAGCACCCAGCCGACGCCCTTGAGCGCGGAGCTGAACAGCGCGCCGCCGGGCGCCATCACGACATCACCGTCCGGCACCAGCACCGGCACGTTGAGCCGCTCGGCCAGCCACTGGCCGGTCATCACGGCGGCGTCCCGGGAGTGCTTGCCCAGCACGAGGCGGTACCCGCCGCGACGACGGCCCAGCAGCGCCGCGACGGCGTGCCACAGCTCGATCGGCCCGTCCGGCGGCACGTCCACCACGACCACGGTGTGGTCGGGGTCCTTGGCGATCATGCGGGCGAACGCCAGCGCGCGCTGGTTGAGGTGTCCCTCAAGGTGCAGCAGCATCGCGTGACCCGCGTCGACAGCGACCACCTGTGGCAGTGCCGTGTTCTGGGAAGTGGTGCCCACGGCCCAGGTGCGCAGCCTCGTGCCCAGCATCATGTCACTGCCCTCCTCCGCGATTCGCCGTCAACACGGCCTTGCCCATCACCAGGTCGGGACCGGACGGCATGGCGTCCAGCACCTCCTTGGGCACGCCGACCGGCGCGTTGCCGAGCCCGAGCGGTCCGAAGGCCTGCTGCGCCACCCGGAACTTCTCGCCCTGGTCGGTGATCAGGTAGTAGGTCCGGTTGTTGGCCTGCGACGGCGCCGGCTCGGCCACCGCGAGCATTCCCTTGCCCGGCGGCACGTTCATCAGGGTCCGCCCGGCGTACACCGGCAGCGGCTCGATCACCAGCTCCCCCTTGCCGACCACGTCGCCGCGCGAGTGCTGGAGCACGCACATCGCCTGGTCGGCGATGAAGTTGCGGGCGGAAACCAGGTTCGGCGTGCCCTGCAACAGCGTGTGGTCGGCCGACTCGGGCAGGGTGGCCAGTTCGGCCGTGCTGATCTGCTTGGGCTGCGCGGCGCCCGGCTGGCCGAGCAACAGGGCCAGCGCGGTCGGGTTGACCGGGGCGACGCCGTCCTTGCGCACGACGAAGGTCTGCTGCTCGCCACCCGCGTCGGCCCGCACGAGGTCGCCGACCTTGAGCCCGGCCTGGAAGTTCGTCCCGGCGTCGGGGATCTTCGGCACGTCCAGGGTCGGGCCCTGGTCGAGCTGGTGGATCCACACGGTCGGCACCTTGGTCGGCGGCACGTCGCCGAAGCCCAGCGCGACCAGCGCGGTGTGCGAGGCGATCGGGAAGATGCGGCTGCGCCAGACCGCGTAGTTGACCTGGTCCGGTCCCTGCACCAGGTAGCGGGCGTTGTCGTCGAGCCCGGTGGTCCTGGTGTTCGGGTCGATGTCGATCACCAGGGACGGCGCGGTCGCGCCGGGGGCCGCGCACAGCGACCACTCGGGCCCGACCATGTCCTTGGCCTGCGGCACGGAATCCGGCGCGCCGGGGATGCCGACCGCCGCGCCGTGCGGCACGCCGACCAGCGAGTTGCGGGAGACCGGGGTGAACTGCCCGGTCTGGTTGCTGCCGGCGTAGAACAGCATGGCCGAGGCGGTGTTCAGCGTCGGGTACAGCGCGCCCTCGAGGTAGAGGTACCGGTTGCCGGTCTCCTTCTCCACCACGATCGCGCCGGCCTTCTTGTAGTCGGTGTTGCCGCCCGGCACGATCAGGCCGTACACCGCGAAGCCCAGGCACAGCAGCACGGCGACCAGCACGCCCCACATCAGGCCGAGCGATGACCGGCGCAGCGGCGGCTCGCCGCGGCCGGGGTCGCCGGTGGTCAGGGCGCTGGCCAGGCGGGAGGTGACGAACTGGTAGGCCTGGACGTGATCGCGTCGACTCTGCATGCCTCAGCCCGCCAGCGCCCGGAACCAGTGGTACGCGTCCAGCACGACCAGCAGCAGCGGCACCAGCGCGATCGCGGTCCACAGCTCGGCGATGTCGCCGACCTGGCCCCAGATCGGCAGCAGCCGGGTCTGCGGCAGCCGCCACGCGCCGATCACCAGCGCCACCACGACCAGCAGCACGCCGACGAGCAGGCCGATGCGGCCGGTCGGGGACAGCGAGAAGGCGTAGTTCAGCACCACCGAGGTGATGATCAGGGCGCCGGCCCACACCGTGGATCCGCGCTGCCACACCGACAGCAGCGACTTGGCCCGCAGCAGCGCGGCCAGCCCGAACACCAGCGGCAGCACCCAGCCGATCCAGCCCTCGACCATCCGCACCAGCACCAGGCAGTCCACAATGGACACGATGGATGCGGCCACGATGACCGCGGTCAGGTAGCCGTCGGCGATGGCCGCCTTGGCCGCCACCTGGTTGGCCGGCGCCGGGTCGATGTCGGTCTGCAGCTCCTCGGTGGTGCGCGGCAGGTTCGGCACCCTCAGCCGGGCCAGCCGGGCCGCGATGCGCGCGCCGAACGTGGCGAACAGGAACAGGAAGACGGCGACGATGCTGACCGCGCCGGGCACGTCGGCCGAGGTGCCGGTGAGCAGCACCGAGCCGAGGATGCCGCAGAGGCCGAGCAGCCCGGCCGCGCCGTAGACGGCGATGCCGCCCCTGGTCGCGGCGGCCAGCGCCGCCGCGACCAGCACCACGCAGATGCCCGACAGCAGAACCCCGGACGGCTGTGGGGCAAGCACATCGGCCACGTCCTGCTGGCCGATCAGGCCGGCGGCCGCGGCGAACACGCAGGCGGCGACGCCGCCGACGTAGGAAAGCGGGCGGTCCTGGGTGATCTCGTGGATGGCGACCGCGCCACCGCCGAGGGCCAACGTGATCACGCCGCAGTAGATCGCCAGCAGGCCACCGGGTCCGCCGGCGAACAGCACGGCGACGCCGAGCACGACCACGGTCAGCGTGGCCAGGCCCAGGAAGATCCGCCGGGTCGACTCGGGCCGCCAGCGGTCCGGCCGGGCGGCGATGGCCTCGCCGACGCCGTCGGCCAGGTCGTCGTAGGTCAGCTCGGGCATCGGGGCCACGGCCGCGCGGAGGTAGAGCACGTCGCCGTCGTGCAGGTCGGCCTGCTCCGGCGTGGCGTCCAGGTCAAGCGGGGGCTCGCCCAGCCGCTGCAACACCCAGTCCTTGCCCTCGTCCTGGCCCCGGTTGACGTGCCGGGCCAGCACGGGCAGCAGCAGCCCGAACGTGGCCGCGGCCGGGATGGCCAGGTCGGCCCGGCCGTCCGGGCCGTGCACGGTGATCCGGCACAGGTCCGCGCCGCCGGCGCCACCGGCCAGCGCCACCTGCTCGACCGGGGCGTCCTGGACGGCCACCATGGTCCCGCGCGGCGTGGCCGGGAACGACGCGTCCGCGCCGATCGCGTCCGTGGGCCTCATTCTTGTGCTCCTGTCCAGGATCCGTGCCGGGAGTGAGACGTGCTCAGGTTCTGGGTATGACGCGAGGTGGCGATCATCACGCGGCCCCGCTCTGGAACAGGCGGATGGACCGGCGGGTGACCAGCTGGGCCCGGCCCGGCGGCAGCGTGCGCGGCTTGGCCTCGCCGAGGAACTTGCCCTCTTCCTTGGGGTAGCTCAGCAGCACGCCCGGGTTGCCCAGCTCCCACATGCGGCGCAGCAGCGGGTCCATCATCGCCCGCATCGCGCCGGAGGTGCTGCGCGAGATCACCACGTGCATGCCGATGGTGGCGCCGTGGGCCAGCAGCGGGATCAGCGGCTGCGTCGGCGAGGCCATGCTGCCGCCGCTGACCAGCAGGTCGTAGTCGTCGACCAGGATGAACAGCTTCGGACCCGAGTACCAGTCCCGCTTGGCCAGCTGCTCCGGCGTGATGTCCTTGCCGGGCATGCGTTTGGTCATCGAGACGCCGGCGTTGGCGATCAGGTCGGTCAGCGCGTCGGCG encodes:
- the eccB gene encoding type VII secretion protein EccB translates to MQSRRDHVQAYQFVTSRLASALTTGDPGRGEPPLRRSSLGLMWGVLVAVLLCLGFAVYGLIVPGGNTDYKKAGAIVVEKETGNRYLYLEGALYPTLNTASAMLFYAGSNQTGQFTPVSRNSLVGVPHGAAVGIPGAPDSVPQAKDMVGPEWSLCAAPGATAPSLVIDIDPNTRTTGLDDNARYLVQGPDQVNYAVWRSRIFPIASHTALVALGFGDVPPTKVPTVWIHQLDQGPTLDVPKIPDAGTNFQAGLKVGDLVRADAGGEQQTFVVRKDGVAPVNPTALALLLGQPGAAQPKQISTAELATLPESADHTLLQGTPNLVSARNFIADQAMCVLQHSRGDVVGKGELVIEPLPVYAGRTLMNVPPGKGMLAVAEPAPSQANNRTYYLITDQGEKFRVAQQAFGPLGLGNAPVGVPKEVLDAMPSGPDLVMGKAVLTANRGGGQ
- the eccD gene encoding type VII secretion integral membrane protein EccD, which encodes MRPTDAIGADASFPATPRGTMVAVQDAPVEQVALAGGAGGADLCRITVHGPDGRADLAIPAAATFGLLLPVLARHVNRGQDEGKDWVLQRLGEPPLDLDATPEQADLHDGDVLYLRAAVAPMPELTYDDLADGVGEAIAARPDRWRPESTRRIFLGLATLTVVVLGVAVLFAGGPGGLLAIYCGVITLALGGGAVAIHEITQDRPLSYVGGVAACVFAAAAGLIGQQDVADVLAPQPSGVLLSGICVVLVAAALAAATRGGIAVYGAAGLLGLCGILGSVLLTGTSADVPGAVSIVAVFLFLFATFGARIAARLARLRVPNLPRTTEELQTDIDPAPANQVAAKAAIADGYLTAVIVAASIVSIVDCLVLVRMVEGWIGWVLPLVFGLAALLRAKSLLSVWQRGSTVWAGALIITSVVLNYAFSLSPTGRIGLLVGVLLVVVALVIGAWRLPQTRLLPIWGQVGDIAELWTAIALVPLLLVVLDAYHWFRALAG